In Deltaproteobacteria bacterium, a single genomic region encodes these proteins:
- a CDS encoding DUF4911 domain-containing protein produces the protein MDLVEIYLRVARADIALLKFTIESYEGTGIVRTIDRKKATVAVLAMPDALGHVRATLESLREYMDWYEIPAPEEQDDWLMQKVKSETEI, from the coding sequence ATGGACCTCGTTGAAATCTATCTCCGCGTCGCTCGTGCGGATATCGCGCTGCTGAAGTTCACCATCGAGTCCTACGAAGGCACGGGGATCGTGCGCACGATCGACCGCAAGAAAGCCACCGTCGCTGTCCTGGCGATGCCAGACGCGCTCGGCCACGTCCGGGCCACGTTAGAGTCGCTCCGCGAGTATATGGACTGGTATGAGATTCCCGCCCCCGAGGAACAGGACGATTGGCTGATGCAAAAAGTGAAGAGCGAGACGGAGATTTGA